A single genomic interval of Bradyrhizobium sp. sBnM-33 harbors:
- a CDS encoding IclR family transcriptional regulator, which yields MKRKPGKTASSSDANSAVRERRRAEKSGGGESLSTVRAVDRAIAVLQCFTAETPVMSVLEIQRLVGLSRPTLYRLLQTLAGTGLITAEGDPQRFRLGHGVMHLAHAWLSGIKLIDVARPIVAGLREKTGETAALFVLQDDHRICVLELESHHVLHIARGIGDRGGLVVGATGKAILAFLDEDRQAATISKALSKARQNEFVSALKAIRAQGYATSRSEVILGAVAVASPFFNHNGEVTGSIGVFGPTARVNDADVPKIARLVVDAAGTLSTQLGYRPKRSGVAAPEVESPRKVRRQP from the coding sequence GTGAAACGTAAGCCCGGAAAAACCGCCTCATCTTCCGACGCGAACAGCGCAGTTCGTGAACGCCGTCGCGCGGAGAAGTCCGGCGGCGGCGAATCCCTGTCGACGGTCAGGGCTGTCGATCGAGCCATCGCGGTTTTGCAGTGCTTTACGGCCGAAACGCCCGTGATGAGCGTACTTGAGATCCAGCGTCTGGTGGGCCTGAGCCGACCGACCCTCTACCGGCTACTGCAAACCCTCGCAGGCACGGGGCTGATCACTGCCGAAGGTGATCCTCAACGCTTCAGGCTCGGCCATGGCGTGATGCATCTCGCCCATGCGTGGCTGTCTGGAATCAAACTCATAGACGTGGCAAGGCCCATCGTCGCGGGCCTTCGCGAAAAAACCGGCGAAACCGCCGCACTGTTTGTTCTGCAAGACGACCATCGGATCTGCGTTCTTGAACTGGAGAGCCATCACGTCTTGCATATTGCACGCGGCATCGGAGATAGAGGCGGCCTAGTCGTCGGAGCAACCGGCAAGGCAATCCTTGCGTTTCTTGACGAGGATCGGCAAGCGGCAACGATCAGTAAGGCTCTCAGCAAGGCACGGCAAAATGAGTTCGTCAGCGCGCTGAAGGCCATTCGCGCCCAAGGATATGCAACGAGTCGAAGCGAAGTCATTCTTGGCGCTGTCGCGGTCGCGTCTCCCTTTTTCAATCACAACGGCGAGGTCACCGGATCGATTGGCGTTTTCGGGCCGACCGCACGCGTGAACGACGCTGACGTTCCGAAGATTGCCAGGTTAGTTGTAGATGCGGCCGGCACGCTTTCAACTCAGCTCGGATACAGACCAAAACGCTCTGGGGTCGCGGCGCCTGAGGTTGAAAGCCCCCGCAAGGTTCGACGACAGCCCTAG
- a CDS encoding thiamine pyrophosphate-binding protein: protein MEQTGGDALARQLALEGVTDVFGVPGVQLDWAVDGLRKMQDRIRYLVARHEQAASYMADGYARSTNGIGVCMVVPGPGLLNAMAGLATAYACNSRVLCIAGDIHSSAVGKGLGLLHEVRDQSTILGTVTKWNGRASRAEDIPNLVRQAFQQLKKGIPQPVGIEISHDLLSTTADIPLVDPAEPTETDPVPFAEIERAAEALSTCSFPVLYVGGGVIASGASLELQALAEKLQMPIVMGENGKGSVSNRHPLAFNTLEGRELFSLADVVLVVGSRFVETAMGKPAWPPDDKAYIFVNLDEGVFGSPRRADIAIKADCRVALSALDAACSKRRPSNIDFGKLRLLHVSR from the coding sequence ATGGAACAGACCGGCGGAGACGCTCTTGCGCGTCAGCTCGCGCTGGAGGGCGTCACTGATGTCTTTGGTGTGCCAGGCGTTCAGCTCGACTGGGCTGTCGACGGGCTTCGCAAGATGCAGGACAGAATTCGCTACCTTGTAGCGAGACACGAGCAGGCGGCCTCGTATATGGCCGACGGTTATGCTCGTTCAACGAACGGGATCGGCGTTTGTATGGTGGTACCAGGCCCCGGGCTTCTAAACGCAATGGCGGGGCTCGCCACCGCCTATGCCTGCAACTCACGCGTCCTCTGCATCGCCGGCGACATTCATTCGTCAGCCGTTGGGAAGGGACTCGGGCTGCTTCATGAAGTTCGCGACCAGTCGACAATTTTGGGAACGGTGACGAAGTGGAACGGACGTGCATCCCGCGCCGAGGACATCCCCAATCTGGTCAGGCAAGCATTTCAGCAACTAAAGAAAGGAATCCCCCAACCAGTCGGGATCGAGATCTCGCATGATCTCTTGAGCACAACTGCCGATATACCGCTGGTCGACCCTGCGGAACCGACCGAGACAGATCCTGTTCCGTTTGCGGAGATTGAACGCGCCGCCGAGGCGCTTTCGACTTGCAGCTTTCCCGTACTGTATGTAGGGGGCGGCGTGATCGCGTCGGGCGCCTCCCTCGAACTGCAGGCCCTCGCTGAAAAACTTCAAATGCCGATAGTTATGGGCGAGAACGGCAAAGGTTCTGTATCTAATCGGCATCCCCTGGCATTCAACACGCTTGAAGGCCGCGAACTCTTTTCTCTGGCCGACGTCGTTCTCGTCGTCGGCAGCCGCTTTGTCGAGACGGCAATGGGGAAGCCGGCCTGGCCGCCCGATGACAAGGCCTACATTTTCGTCAACCTCGATGAAGGCGTGTTCGGATCGCCGAGACGGGCTGATATCGCGATCAAGGCCGACTGTCGCGTAGCGCTCTCCGCACTCGATGCAGCCTGTTCAAAGCGCCGCCCCTCCAATATCGACTTTGGGAAACTAAGGCTTTTGCACGTGAGCAGATGA
- a CDS encoding 3-phenylpropionate/cinnamic acid dioxygenase subunit beta, translating to MAAGLETNPPSPTGSAELPRNDAYYRLRADIEEFLYSEAELLDERRFRDWLNLLADDITYFMPIRRNVKFGQHGERENTRTGVGISWFDEDKWTLTKRVDQILTGVHFAEEPLSRVCHMVSNVQIKKILPSLDDPREVETRCRFLIYQNRVEYETYTFVGKRTDVLRMTDDGWKIARREIILDQNVLLAKNLSVFF from the coding sequence ATGGCCGCCGGGCTTGAAACCAATCCCCCGTCGCCGACCGGATCCGCCGAACTTCCTCGCAACGATGCTTACTATCGGCTCAGGGCGGACATCGAAGAATTCCTCTATTCGGAAGCTGAACTGCTCGACGAGCGCCGGTTTCGCGACTGGCTCAATCTCCTTGCTGATGACATTACCTATTTCATGCCGATCCGCCGCAACGTGAAATTTGGGCAGCATGGCGAGCGAGAGAACACCCGCACAGGAGTCGGGATTAGCTGGTTTGATGAGGACAAGTGGACGCTGACGAAACGAGTCGACCAGATCCTGACCGGCGTTCACTTCGCCGAGGAACCGCTGTCGCGCGTCTGCCACATGGTAAGTAACGTCCAGATCAAGAAAATCTTGCCATCCCTGGATGATCCGCGCGAGGTCGAAACGCGGTGCCGTTTCCTGATCTACCAGAACCGGGTCGAGTACGAGACATACACGTTCGTCGGGAAGCGCACAGATGTGCTTCGCATGACGGATGACGGCTGGAAGATTGCGCGGCGGGAGATCATCCTTGACCAGAATGTCCTGCTTGCAAAGAACCTGTCGGTGTTTTTTTAA
- a CDS encoding SDR family NAD(P)-dependent oxidoreductase: protein MNPPRVVIVTGGTFGIGRAITLSLAARGHSVVAFGLETAQVSSTAANAIPNLEAELEQRGLQAVLMEADVSSAGDVARVVDEALAKYGRIDALVNNAAIGPLGTVLDTDEALFDRIIAVNLKGPYLCSRAVLPHMIKTGGGAIINVGSGAGWGKPNMAVYSASKGGLLALGAATAYDFLHHRVRVNTVVPGGGGIVTGMSLGRVGGDPSRFGQGAPGTAAGRSVNGEDVGNVVAFLISPEAETISGTIIDVGCFAHQGGPVPAKSATHTPPGSRGEQHGRRA from the coding sequence GTGAATCCCCCGCGCGTAGTCATCGTGACGGGCGGGACTTTCGGGATTGGTCGCGCCATCACTCTTAGTCTTGCAGCACGAGGGCACTCTGTCGTGGCGTTCGGTCTTGAGACGGCGCAGGTCTCAAGCACCGCCGCCAATGCTATTCCAAACTTGGAGGCTGAGCTCGAACAGCGCGGTCTCCAAGCCGTGCTGATGGAGGCAGACGTTTCCAGTGCGGGGGACGTCGCTCGGGTCGTCGATGAAGCGCTGGCGAAGTACGGACGAATCGACGCGCTCGTGAACAATGCCGCAATTGGTCCACTCGGTACCGTGCTCGACACGGATGAGGCCTTGTTCGATCGCATTATAGCCGTGAACTTGAAGGGGCCGTATCTGTGCAGCCGCGCTGTGCTCCCGCACATGATCAAGACCGGCGGCGGCGCAATTATCAACGTAGGCTCCGGGGCCGGCTGGGGAAAGCCAAACATGGCTGTTTACAGCGCGAGCAAGGGCGGACTGCTTGCGCTCGGGGCGGCGACAGCCTACGATTTTTTGCACCATCGTGTTCGCGTCAACACGGTAGTGCCCGGCGGCGGCGGCATTGTAACCGGGATGAGTCTCGGTCGGGTGGGCGGCGATCCGTCGCGGTTCGGTCAGGGCGCGCCCGGGACCGCAGCCGGCCGTTCCGTGAATGGGGAAGATGTCGGCAACGTTGTTGCCTTCCTGATATCGCCGGAGGCGGAGACGATCTCCGGAACAATCATCGACGTGGGTTGCTTTGCCCATCAGGGCGGCCCCGTACCAGCGAAGTCCGCGACCCACACCCCTCCAGGCTCTCGAGGAGAACAGCATGGCCGCCGGGCTTGA
- a CDS encoding aromatic ring-hydroxylating oxygenase subunit alpha, with product MSHSRFDDPDKLVDTDRGFVSREIFVDPDLYKEELEKVFTRAWLFIGHESLVPKPGDFYTTRMGEESVILCRDKQGIVHAFLNSCRHRGMKVCRYESGNTSLFTCPYHSWTYTTDGKLQGVPHFRTLYEGLDREANSLVSVAKLAIYKGTIWATWDKDAPDFITYLGDAKIHLDQALDCRDGRSGGSEVIGVHKWIFPANWKFAAENFLGDTYHNPSHRSVDLIGIGPSAAAGKKGRRDDELEKAQHVWISFPEGHGVHSAIQPEENEYIESFLDNPVLEQYFRHCFEERKRRLGEQARLLPFVGTIFPNTSYHGRQPRGLCAWHPHSPTSTEGWRFFLVDADAPQEAKDYLRRYYMRYSGPAGMTEQDDMENWLYATAASMGTVARRYPFNYQQSLGAWTRDHALGGTVSLQITEEIARGYYARWKSYLRGAAWDELLGVSGNLPQRAAE from the coding sequence ATGTCCCATAGCCGTTTTGATGATCCTGACAAGCTCGTTGATACGGATAGGGGCTTCGTCAGCCGCGAAATCTTCGTTGATCCCGACCTCTACAAAGAGGAATTGGAGAAGGTTTTCACGCGTGCCTGGCTGTTCATCGGACACGAGAGCCTCGTCCCGAAGCCTGGCGACTTCTACACAACCCGAATGGGTGAGGAATCCGTCATTCTGTGCCGCGACAAGCAGGGCATCGTGCACGCGTTTCTCAATTCGTGCCGTCATCGCGGCATGAAAGTGTGCCGCTATGAATCCGGGAATACCTCGCTCTTTACGTGCCCATATCACAGTTGGACATACACAACGGATGGCAAGCTCCAGGGCGTGCCCCACTTTAGAACTCTGTATGAGGGGCTCGATCGGGAGGCAAATTCGCTCGTCTCCGTTGCCAAGCTCGCGATCTACAAGGGAACGATCTGGGCCACCTGGGACAAGGATGCTCCGGATTTCATTACCTATCTCGGCGACGCGAAGATTCATCTCGACCAGGCTCTTGATTGCCGCGATGGCCGGAGCGGGGGGTCGGAGGTGATTGGCGTACACAAGTGGATTTTCCCGGCGAACTGGAAGTTCGCCGCGGAGAACTTTCTCGGCGACACCTACCACAATCCGAGTCACCGCTCGGTCGATCTTATCGGTATTGGGCCGAGCGCCGCGGCAGGAAAAAAGGGACGCCGGGACGACGAGCTGGAAAAGGCCCAGCACGTTTGGATCAGTTTCCCGGAAGGACACGGCGTTCATAGCGCGATCCAACCCGAAGAGAATGAGTATATCGAATCGTTTCTCGACAACCCCGTGCTGGAGCAATATTTCCGTCACTGCTTCGAGGAGCGCAAACGGCGACTCGGAGAACAGGCGAGGCTGTTGCCGTTCGTTGGCACGATTTTCCCAAATACGTCCTATCACGGGCGTCAGCCTCGGGGACTTTGTGCTTGGCACCCGCACAGCCCGACCTCCACCGAGGGGTGGCGGTTTTTCCTGGTCGACGCTGATGCGCCGCAGGAAGCCAAAGACTATCTACGTCGCTACTACATGCGCTACTCGGGTCCGGCTGGGATGACCGAGCAGGACGATATGGAGAACTGGCTCTATGCCACCGCTGCCAGTATGGGGACGGTCGCTCGCCGCTATCCGTTCAACTATCAGCAGTCGCTTGGCGCCTGGACGAGAGATCATGCCCTTGGCGGTACGGTCAGTCTCCAGATTACCGAGGAGATTGCGCGCGGCTACTACGCGCGCTGGAAGTCGTACCTCAGGGGTGCCGCGTGGGATGAACTCCTTGGTGTTAGCGGAAACTTACCTCAGAGGGCAGCAGAGTGA
- a CDS encoding thiamine pyrophosphate-dependent enzyme, giving the protein MLIEPQGAWVRALRAGIPDDGVLVNELTQVGYFARLAYSVYQPNTFLTPGYQGTLGYGFPTALGVAAANPKRMVVSINGDGGFGWGLQELSTARKYNLNVTIIVFNDGHFGNVRNMQQDQFGEEFGVQLYNPKYDRLAAAFEIPYKLAKGPSDLERLLVERVSNPGPILIEAKVGPMPSPWHLLRLVPPPFAKR; this is encoded by the coding sequence ATGCTGATCGAACCCCAAGGGGCCTGGGTTCGGGCCCTGAGAGCAGGAATTCCCGATGACGGAGTACTGGTCAACGAACTTACGCAAGTTGGCTATTTCGCGCGGCTGGCTTATTCGGTCTATCAACCGAACACGTTCCTTACACCAGGCTATCAAGGCACGCTTGGATATGGGTTTCCGACCGCTCTCGGGGTCGCCGCGGCCAATCCCAAGCGCATGGTCGTCAGCATTAATGGGGATGGCGGGTTTGGCTGGGGACTACAGGAGCTGTCGACGGCGAGGAAGTACAATCTCAACGTGACGATTATCGTCTTCAACGACGGTCACTTTGGAAATGTACGCAACATGCAGCAAGATCAGTTCGGCGAAGAGTTCGGCGTTCAGCTATACAATCCAAAATATGACCGGCTCGCGGCCGCTTTCGAGATTCCCTACAAACTTGCCAAAGGACCATCCGATCTGGAGCGGCTTCTTGTCGAACGCGTATCAAATCCTGGACCGATTTTGATCGAGGCCAAGGTTGGCCCCATGCCGAGTCCCTGGCATCTGCTTCGGCTCGTGCCCCCGCCCTTTGCCAAGAGGTGA
- a CDS encoding Bug family tripartite tricarboxylate transporter substrate binding protein, whose product MGLLAMLFTVLSSSQGIAQESRRPVTIVVPFSPGTGPDIIARTIAEKLQPKLGQPVVVDNKTGASGGIGSQMVMRATPDGHTLVVTADPPFTANVSLTKPAIYDPVKGFTPIIEAAVGTLALVVHPSLPANSIKELVAYAKSRAGEINYASPGVGTPHHLAMEFFKLTAKIDLMHVPFRDSAGAISNLVGGHISAMFLPVHVALPLAPDKIRILAVATRARAPQLPDQPTLDELGFSGFDADIRYGVLGPPGMPPAIVARYNSEIGEILRSPDVTERLAKQGLRSVAETPEKYAGNIVQDLTKWSNVVTDAKLSTD is encoded by the coding sequence ATGGGCCTTCTGGCAATGCTGTTCACTGTTCTGTCTAGTTCACAGGGGATAGCGCAGGAGTCGCGGCGACCCGTCACCATTGTTGTGCCGTTTTCGCCCGGAACCGGCCCCGACATCATCGCGCGAACAATTGCTGAAAAACTCCAGCCGAAGCTCGGTCAGCCGGTTGTCGTCGACAACAAGACGGGAGCGAGCGGTGGTATTGGATCGCAAATGGTCATGCGCGCCACGCCGGATGGCCATACGCTGGTCGTAACTGCTGACCCTCCGTTCACAGCGAATGTCAGCCTGACGAAGCCGGCAATCTACGACCCGGTTAAGGGCTTCACGCCCATCATCGAAGCTGCGGTCGGAACACTTGCGCTCGTCGTGCATCCGTCCCTGCCGGCAAATTCGATCAAGGAGCTGGTCGCGTACGCGAAGAGCCGTGCTGGAGAGATCAACTATGCTTCGCCAGGAGTCGGCACGCCGCACCATCTCGCGATGGAATTCTTCAAGCTCACGGCAAAGATAGATTTGATGCATGTGCCGTTTCGAGACTCCGCGGGCGCGATCTCCAATCTCGTTGGCGGCCATATCAGTGCGATGTTCTTGCCGGTTCACGTGGCACTTCCCCTAGCGCCGGACAAGATAAGGATCCTTGCGGTAGCGACTAGAGCGCGCGCGCCTCAGCTTCCGGATCAACCGACGTTGGACGAGCTTGGATTCTCAGGCTTTGATGCGGATATCCGCTACGGAGTCCTTGGGCCCCCTGGCATGCCGCCTGCCATCGTCGCCCGCTACAATTCGGAGATCGGCGAAATTCTTCGCTCCCCAGATGTGACGGAGAGATTGGCAAAACAAGGGTTGAGGTCTGTTGCTGAAACGCCGGAAAAGTATGCGGGCAACATTGTTCAGGACCTCACGAAGTGGAGCAACGTCGTTACCGACGCAAAGCTCTCGACAGACTAG
- a CDS encoding FAD-binding oxidoreductase — MDALNTLKATLTRPGLLISDPQIVDMATTDFRGWYKGNAVGLARPRSVSEVQDVVRACRTAGCAIVAQGGNTSMCGGAVPAAGGPSLILSTLGLDKIRSVSASSWSLVAEAGCSIKGVQDAARSVGQHFGLDFGARDSATIGGAISTNAGGMNVVRYGNCRDQVLGLEVVLADGTLWNGLRSLRKDNSGFDIKQLFIGGEGTLGIIAAASLKLHPAETESRSALLAVQSLQSATDLADLAMELADGRLSAIELLPRMGVERVCQQILGSVPPIRLYREWYVLVRMAGQDDPSEKLEAIISRALERDWVSDAIIAQSSSQEAKLWLIRDSFSELHRYLGVSFRFDYSVPLGRIPKLYPELCEAIRKVEPHFLPFAFGHLGDGNLHFSACQPDAQDGAAFEAKRRLVEDEANRVVWSLGGSVSAEHGIGQLHRDELVQQKGDVEVNVLRRIKNTLNPSSLLNPHKTLPA, encoded by the coding sequence ATGGACGCGTTGAACACACTGAAGGCGACCCTGACTCGGCCTGGTCTCCTCATCTCCGACCCCCAAATCGTGGATATGGCAACCACCGATTTCAGAGGGTGGTACAAAGGAAACGCCGTTGGTTTGGCACGACCCCGGTCGGTGAGCGAGGTTCAGGACGTCGTCCGGGCCTGCCGCACCGCCGGTTGCGCCATCGTTGCGCAGGGCGGCAACACCAGCATGTGCGGAGGCGCGGTGCCGGCGGCGGGCGGGCCCTCGCTGATCTTGAGTACATTGGGGCTTGATAAAATCAGGAGTGTTTCTGCCTCCTCTTGGTCCCTGGTGGCAGAAGCCGGATGCTCGATCAAAGGCGTGCAAGACGCAGCAAGGTCCGTGGGGCAACACTTCGGTCTGGATTTCGGCGCGAGGGACAGCGCAACGATCGGAGGCGCCATTTCAACGAATGCAGGCGGCATGAATGTCGTGCGATATGGCAATTGCCGCGATCAAGTCCTCGGGCTCGAAGTGGTGCTTGCCGACGGAACTCTCTGGAATGGATTGCGCTCGCTGCGCAAAGACAACTCCGGTTTTGATATCAAGCAGCTCTTCATTGGCGGGGAGGGGACTCTCGGCATCATAGCGGCGGCCTCACTGAAGCTTCATCCGGCCGAGACCGAGAGCCGCTCTGCGCTCCTTGCGGTGCAGTCCTTGCAGTCTGCCACTGATCTCGCAGACCTCGCGATGGAGCTTGCGGACGGGCGCCTATCGGCGATCGAGCTGCTTCCCCGAATGGGGGTTGAGCGGGTCTGTCAGCAGATTCTCGGCTCAGTGCCTCCAATCAGGCTCTATCGCGAGTGGTACGTGCTCGTGCGCATGGCTGGCCAGGACGACCCGTCCGAAAAACTGGAAGCCATCATTTCTCGGGCGCTGGAGCGAGATTGGGTGAGCGATGCGATCATTGCCCAGTCGTCTTCGCAGGAGGCGAAGCTCTGGCTCATTCGGGATTCCTTTTCCGAGTTGCACCGCTATCTCGGGGTTTCATTTCGCTTCGACTACTCAGTGCCGCTCGGGAGGATTCCGAAGTTGTATCCGGAACTCTGCGAAGCGATCCGGAAAGTTGAACCGCACTTCCTGCCGTTTGCATTCGGCCATCTGGGCGACGGGAACTTGCATTTCAGTGCCTGCCAGCCCGACGCGCAGGATGGCGCTGCATTCGAAGCGAAACGGCGACTTGTCGAAGATGAGGCCAACAGAGTCGTTTGGAGTCTGGGCGGAAGCGTTAGCGCGGAGCATGGCATCGGGCAGCTTCATCGCGACGAACTTGTGCAGCAAAAGGGTGACGTAGAGGTCAACGTCCTCCGCAGGATCAAGAACACCCTGAATCCCAGCTCTTTACTCAATCCTCACAAGACGCTTCCAGCTTGA
- a CDS encoding FAD-dependent oxidoreductase, with translation MLAETASFDVLIVGAGPVGLTLALDFASRGINVGIIERRRAGEPPSVKCNHVSARSMEIFRRLNVSQELRNAGLPEDYPNDVSYRTTTLGIEIARIKIPARKYRYSDKSGPDGWWPTPEPPHRINQIFLEPILFQRAASTNGITTFNETAYSGFKEDQSGVTAFATSSSGDEQQFRARFLVGCDGGSSTVRKQIGATFKGDPVVQRVQSTYIEAPDLIGRMAAPPAWAMFSLNPRRSGNVYAIDGKKRWLVHNYLGPNETDFESVDRHASIRTILGVPPDFQYKVLSKEDWIGRRLVADRFRQHRVFICGDASHIWVPYAGYGMNAGIADAENLAWLLAAHLKGWASDAILDAYEAERMPITAQVSHFAMNHAHAMFEQRSAVPDDIEASGPRGDQLREALGKAAYELNVQQYCCAGLNFGYFYANSPIITYDGATAPEYTMGSFTPSTVPGARLPHFWLCEGEAVYDRLGPYYTLVRSDPSVDVAPMLKSAEAHNVPLVLLDVAGGPSELDHKLIIVRSDRHVAWRSNTSPTDSLGLIRTLAGRA, from the coding sequence ATGCTGGCTGAAACCGCATCGTTTGATGTGCTTATCGTGGGCGCCGGTCCCGTAGGACTCACGCTGGCGCTCGATTTTGCTTCCCGCGGGATTAACGTCGGGATCATAGAGAGACGCCGCGCCGGTGAACCGCCGAGCGTGAAATGCAATCACGTCTCCGCCCGCTCCATGGAGATCTTTCGCCGCCTCAACGTATCGCAAGAACTGCGAAATGCCGGATTACCGGAGGACTATCCCAACGACGTCAGCTATAGAACCACGACGCTTGGCATCGAGATAGCAAGAATCAAGATCCCCGCGAGGAAGTATCGCTACTCGGACAAGTCCGGACCCGACGGTTGGTGGCCAACTCCTGAACCGCCACACCGCATCAACCAGATATTCCTGGAGCCCATTCTGTTTCAGCGAGCAGCTAGCACGAACGGCATCACCACTTTCAACGAGACTGCCTATTCAGGATTCAAAGAGGATCAGTCTGGCGTAACTGCGTTTGCCACATCGTCATCTGGCGACGAACAGCAGTTCCGCGCGAGGTTCCTCGTCGGCTGTGACGGTGGCAGCTCCACCGTGCGCAAGCAGATTGGCGCCACGTTCAAGGGCGACCCGGTCGTTCAACGCGTTCAGTCCACGTATATAGAGGCGCCGGATCTCATTGGAAGGATGGCGGCGCCGCCGGCTTGGGCGATGTTTTCACTCAACCCGCGGCGCAGCGGAAACGTATACGCAATCGACGGCAAGAAGCGCTGGCTTGTCCATAACTATCTCGGGCCTAACGAAACGGACTTCGAAAGTGTGGATCGGCATGCATCCATACGTACCATTCTGGGCGTACCTCCAGACTTCCAATACAAAGTTCTAAGCAAGGAGGATTGGATTGGGAGAAGATTAGTCGCGGATCGATTCCGGCAACATCGCGTCTTCATATGCGGGGACGCCAGTCACATCTGGGTACCCTATGCAGGGTATGGCATGAACGCGGGGATTGCGGACGCCGAGAACCTGGCGTGGCTTCTTGCCGCTCATCTGAAGGGTTGGGCCAGCGATGCAATACTCGACGCCTATGAAGCCGAACGCATGCCGATCACGGCTCAAGTGTCTCACTTCGCCATGAACCACGCGCACGCGATGTTCGAGCAACGAAGCGCAGTACCAGATGACATTGAGGCAAGCGGGCCCCGTGGCGACCAACTAAGGGAAGCCTTGGGTAAGGCTGCGTATGAACTGAATGTTCAACAATATTGCTGCGCCGGTCTGAACTTCGGATATTTTTACGCGAACTCCCCCATCATCACATATGATGGCGCAACAGCACCGGAATACACGATGGGAAGCTTCACCCCCTCGACAGTGCCTGGTGCGCGACTACCGCATTTTTGGCTGTGCGAGGGCGAGGCTGTCTATGACAGGTTGGGTCCTTACTACACGCTGGTCCGATCGGATCCTAGCGTGGACGTAGCTCCCATGTTGAAAAGCGCAGAGGCGCACAATGTGCCGCTCGTGCTTCTCGATGTTGCAGGGGGACCATCTGAGCTGGATCACAAGCTGATTATCGTTCGCTCTGACCGGCACGTCGCGTGGCGGTCTAATACATCGCCCACGGATTCGTTAGGTCTAATTAGAACGTTAGCGGGCAGAGCTTAA
- a CDS encoding calcium-binding protein — MVDIPASTATSARLEISQYGLSPGGSFSGLFETAGDHDWIAVTLTAGTLYRFYGSGIGSTGTTDTTMSIRNSAGVILTTNDDAGAGLNPYIELTAGATGTYYIDMALFSAAVPTGEYSVWVSSASVTNVFMTEGVDVVTAPGAGERVVGGAGNDTISLGASTGSVGFDALGEQGNDTLNGNDQNNFVSGGIGNDVIFGFGGSDTLWGDAGTDQINGGAGNDEIFGGLGTDTMTGETGNDFYYVDNVGDIIIEAAGGGTLDTVFTALNNYVLPSQVENLKLQGGTATLTGTGNSLNNEITGNLGANTLLGAGGNDTLLGGLGADLLNGGAGKDTMTGGGGLDRMVISSLADSGVAFANRDVINTFAHGDKIDLAAIDANSLVGGDQAFTFVSDFTGAAGQLQWDLTGVSPTGVKGYLLQGDVNGDCAADFSFQIYTSPTAALPGGSGDGIWRRGTLSSEALP; from the coding sequence ATGGTTGACATTCCGGCCTCTACGGCCACCAGCGCACGGCTCGAAATATCGCAGTACGGTCTCAGCCCGGGCGGTTCCTTTTCCGGCTTGTTCGAAACGGCCGGCGACCACGACTGGATCGCCGTCACGCTCACGGCCGGAACCCTTTATCGCTTCTACGGATCCGGCATAGGATCAACAGGCACGACCGATACTACTATGAGCATCCGCAATTCCGCGGGAGTTATCCTGACCACCAACGATGATGCGGGCGCTGGCCTCAACCCCTACATCGAACTTACTGCGGGCGCGACCGGAACGTATTACATCGACATGGCGCTGTTCAGCGCAGCGGTTCCTACAGGAGAATATTCGGTCTGGGTTAGCAGCGCCAGTGTCACAAACGTCTTTATGACTGAGGGGGTGGACGTGGTCACCGCCCCGGGGGCGGGTGAGCGCGTGGTAGGTGGCGCCGGCAACGACACCATCTCGCTTGGAGCGTCCACGGGCAGCGTCGGCTTCGACGCTCTCGGAGAACAGGGCAACGACACCCTCAACGGCAACGACCAAAACAACTTCGTGTCGGGCGGTATCGGTAACGATGTCATCTTCGGCTTTGGTGGTAGCGACACCCTGTGGGGCGATGCTGGCACCGACCAGATCAACGGCGGCGCCGGCAACGACGAAATCTTCGGCGGCCTTGGCACCGACACGATGACGGGTGAGACCGGCAACGACTTCTACTATGTGGACAATGTCGGCGATATCATCATCGAGGCGGCCGGCGGGGGCACCTTGGATACGGTGTTTACCGCCCTCAACAACTATGTGCTGCCCTCGCAGGTCGAGAACCTGAAGCTGCAGGGCGGAACAGCCACGCTCACGGGAACCGGCAACAGTCTCAACAACGAGATAACCGGTAACCTTGGGGCCAATACGCTGCTTGGCGCCGGCGGAAACGATACACTCCTCGGCGGCCTGGGCGCGGACCTCCTCAACGGCGGCGCCGGCAAGGACACCATGACCGGCGGCGGCGGCCTCGACCGCATGGTGATATCTTCGCTGGCCGATAGTGGCGTGGCGTTTGCCAACCGGGATGTGATCAACACCTTCGCCCATGGCGACAAGATCGACCTGGCCGCGATCGACGCGAACAGCCTCGTCGGCGGCGATCAGGCGTTTACGTTCGTGTCGGACTTTACGGGAGCTGCGGGTCAGCTTCAGTGGGACCTAACAGGCGTCTCACCGACGGGCGTGAAGGGCTATCTGCTGCAGGGCGACGTCAACGGCGATTGTGCCGCTGACTTCTCGTTCCAGATTTACACTTCGCCAACCGCCGCACTGCCAGGCGGCTCGGGGGATGGAATCTGGCGACGTGGGACTTTGTCCTCTGAGGCTCTGCCATGA